From the Phalacrocorax carbo chromosome Z, bPhaCar2.1, whole genome shotgun sequence genome, the window GGGCCTATGCGTCTGAACCTGCTTTGGCACGGCTGAAATGCGGGTCTTGATGTGCCTCCCCAAAGCGTAATGGAGATGACACAGCTGTGCCTGCCAGGCTTGGGTTATGAACTTCTGAGAGgggttattattattacagaaTTATAGAGAAGTACGGCTTTTTCTGCTCTCCACAAAAGCCTGGAACTGGGCATCCTGCAGGCGGCTGAAAATTGGTTTCTGTGGTGAGGTGGGATTAGTAGCATTCAGAGGTGCTGGTGCACCACAGCGTGCTAGGAGTGAAGTGAAATGGTTATCTTATGAAAACGTGCAGCTGTTATCTCCAAACGCAAACTAAACCAGTGTCAGGTATAggcctctcttttttttttttttttaattgaaatactAAACATCAGTAGGAGCTTTTGAAGTAAGGGATTAGCTGGAGTGTAGAATACAAACTCCctaaagatgcattttttttctgatttctgtgcTTAAAAACTGCGTGGCTTGGAACAACGTTTTCTTAATAGGCACAGAAATGTCACAGCTGCCATCTACTCTCAAGAATATCAGAAATCTTCACTGCTTTCCGAAATCATGCTTATGCTACTTCTTTGTGTTTATGTGAGGGTGTGCATCCTTTCTTTACCCGGGTTAAAGCTGCATGAGGTTTTTCCTCGGCTGTGATGGCTACAGCAGTGTAACCTGAACTCTGTGCTTGATTGAGAATGAGTCTATTGACTTTGATGGGTGACTTGAGAGCATATAACCTACTCTGGCTGCAGTTACTCTAGGATATTTTCTGGAAGAGTGATTACCTGCACAGCATCTTAGTTGATTTTTACCTTAAACTACGCAGAGATGTAGAACTGCTTTTAGAGTTTAGCTTGCTATAGTGGATGATCTTTAGTTCATTTGGTTGACTTTGTGAAGGTCTTTTTAGAGGTGGCTGGAAATGTTACAAGGAAATATGTAAGGAGGTTTTTAATCATTAATTGACatgcagggaaaaggagatATTAAAAAGTACTAAGTCTGCGTGGAATTAGGCCTTATTGTTGGTTTAGTTGAATCTGAACTTGCGGAAATGAAGGCTGGTTTACTGTGCACTTGTGGACTTTCTGTGATTGTGTTTTTGTTCAATACTACTTCTGCTCTCTGTCCcatagaaaattatttgctaCAGGTCTTCGGCTCATTAAATTCTTCAACTCAGTTTGGCCATTTGCATCTGCCTCTGTGTGGCTCATGTAGAATAGAAAAACTGCTTATAAAATGATTGACgtaaagtaacatttttttaattaggtgcaaattggtttttttaatccattctTTGCTTACCACCTCCTCTGTTTGGGGGAAACAAGCAGTTTCTCAGAGGTTTAAAAGTGGGCATTATCTTCTTAAAGATAGCTTAAAATAGGACACATTGGAGGTATACAAGGTAAGGCCTGCTAACTGAGGCAAAGGCTGCAGTTCCTGTCAGTAGAATTAAAAAGCAGTATAGTCACATAGAAAATTTCACTTTATTGATTCATGAATAACTAAAAGCATCTAGGAAATAAAACTTTGGAGAAAGTGCATGCTTATAAACACATACCTCATGATCTGGTGTACCTCAGCCACTAACTACCAGACGTTTTGCAGTTCAATGTGATGGGTAAGTCGGAGATGCCCTTTGGTTAGCAGTGGCAGAGTGCATGCTCAGCGTGGGCATCTGCAGACTGTAGTGGTTGCAGTAGCAAGTCCTGGTTCTGTGGCTGGCCATTTGCACAAAGAGGCatagcttccttttctctttctttgctttctcttctttttttcatgcatgTTGGAAGTTCCTAGTCTGAGATTTATTGGGTGTAGTTAAGTGCTGCATGTGGTTTCTGTTAGATGGTGATTTTGGTACTTGCATAAAATTAGTTGGGCGTCAACTATTTGCTACAGATAGTTGTTCATATTTCAAAAGTGATGCCTTTCCCTCAATTTGAGAACGTCAGAAGTAGAGCTAGCCTTAATAcattgttttgaaataatccttttctgaaatactttgtgCTATTGGGAACAGAAATGTAATACGGCCTCAATGACATAACTTCAGGTTCTTTGAAATTGCCTTGCTGTCTTTGACAAAGGCAATGTTCAGACATAACTGGAAGGTGATCCGAGACTGTTTGccatttgttttattaaacaGGGTGTtaatgaaaaagtgaaataagtataaatgcatttttataggCATGCATGACATCAACTCTGTTAGTTGTTATGCATATGTGGAAATAAATCATGAACTTCATTGCATATTAACATGCTGAGACGActacagcttttaaataataCTTAACAAAGaataatgattatttttttcataccaGCCGGTCTTGGTAAGTAGGTGTTTTGTGTTTAGAAATCAGAGGACTTTGAATAATAGATCACTCAAGGAAAAAGTCAGTGTTTCTGCTTATGTTTGGGGTATCTGATAATCTGCTTAAGTAGGTCTTTAGTGAGGCATATTGATTTATTTaagcttttgcctttctctaaagcaaattatgttttaaatgtttgctGTTCCTCCAGTGCCTTGCGTTCCATGATATTTCACCTCAAGCTCCAACACATTTCCTAGTGATTCCTAAGAAGCCAATTGTCAGGTTATCTGAAGCAGAAGATTCCGATGAATCTGTAAGTACTCTAGAAGCTTTCTGTACACCAAACTGTACCTCTGAGTACTTCATAATTTACTAgactttccccctttttctcttGACATTTGGAAGAGGCCAAGTAGTTTTCCAGTACAATAGTCCTTTTCCTCTAGCTTAGAATGGGAATGGAGTTAAGGTTTTGCAGTACAAGTAGGGATATGAAGCAAAATGTATCTCTGGGTATGTATTTGCAGTgcaaatttattattattttggagCATACTCTTGATGTCTGTTTTCATGGTTTACAGGCAGTAGTACTTATTCTAATATGGCTTGGGGTTTTTGGCAGGTCAGAGACAAAGTTAGGTGAGAGTGCTCAATATTTCATTTGTAACTCTAAAAATTAAGTTCAAAGATTTTGTAAACCTTTACGTGATAATGTAAAGTTTATTTTCCCCCAGAACTGTGTATGTTGCCTGAAGAAGTACTGGGGGCTTTAACCACGAGATAAACTTAGCTTCTGTGACACTTTTGTAGTCTGTTACTgtctagcttaaaaaaaaccactatagctattttttccccctatatTATGAATAGTCAGTCTTTATAGTTTTTCTTGGAAAGTGTCAGTTGCAGGCAGACAATAATTTGAAGAGCAGTAGCTGAATTTCTAAGAATTAGCTTACTGGCTTATCTGAATGGTCTCTGCTCTCATTCCTTCCAttcctgccctctcccctttttgtgtgttttctgtttggttttttcttttttttttttctctcctccagctTCTTGGGCATTTAATGATCGTTGGCAAGAAGTGTGCTGCTAACCTGGGCCTGACCAATGGATTCCGGATGGTTGTGAATGAAGGGCCAGAGGGTGGGCAGTCTGTCTATCATGTACATCTCCATGTTCTGGGTGGTCGTCAGTTCGGCTGGCCTCCTGGCTAAGAGTTTTACACCACAAGAGTTCTAACTGCATGCGTACAAATTACCACCAAATAGGTTTAATGTGTCACCCATCAATCTAGCCACtgttaatgtaatttttttagaatGTGGATCTACAAAGGGTCATAAATGCTCTGAACAACCTTTGCACAATAAAGATTTAGCATGTGGGAATCATCTCTGTCTGGTGTGTCTTATTGATTGAAACAGTTCTGCAACTTACAGTGGTGTCCTCCGGAGTTTTAGTATGTAGCATGTTTCAGCCTGCTTTTAACAATCTTCTGTCTATAGTAATTTGCTGAGGCATTTGAAACCTGAGGGTGCAGCTGCTTAGCAGTCTTTCAcatcttttggaaagaaaagttcTATGCTTTTTGAATGTGGTGTGTAAATAAAGCTGGCATAGGCTGCTGCTAAAAGTGTTGTGTGTGAAACTCTGAACATGCTGTGCAAAGGCTGTGTCAGCACAGTGCAACGTGTTGGAAACATGCAGCTCCTGTTGGAGCCCTCTGTCAATGGCTGCTTTATAAGGCCCCATCTTTCTGATGAGGAGGGGTGAAACAATAGTCTTAATGGCAGCTGCAATAGTTCCGTAGCACACTGGTGTTTACTTCTACCTCGTGATTTTGATggaattgaaatgaaaatattgaattgTGTCTGTAGGGCCTTGAAAGATGCTCAAGGCACTTCATCTTGGCACATCAGCAGCATGAGGTAATATGTATGCATCTTAGATTCCAGATTTTATTGGGCTGACTTTGTCCTTCAGTGAATAGTAGTTTCTCTGTGTTACTGCATACAGTTCACTGTCATCAAATCTCCAAGACAACGAATTTTACTGAAGTTAGGATTACAGATGTGTCTGCCAGTGTAAATATAAAGCAGCTGTTCCTTCTGTTAAAATTGAGAAGTCCCAGCTAACCAGTTTTTATGATGGGAGATACTTGGAAGTCTTTATGCAGATGCATGAAGAAAAACTGGGGTATTTGGGAGCACCACTACGCCAGCATACAGTTTTAACACCAAATGTGTTAGGGAAAGAACTGTGGGAGTGTAGAAGGTGCACAGGTAAAGCGCGGGAGTTGTGATTCCTATTCAGATAAAAACTTGTAAGTTTGGTAAAGGAATTTGAATTCTTTCCACTTTAAAGGAAGGTTCTGAACCTTCAGAGTTTTTACCCTAAGACACAACTTCAACTGGAAAATCATCTAGTGCTTCTGAGGGCGGCTGGTCTATAGTTGAGTTAGGAATAAAAAGGTTGTCCTGTGGTGGTAGCCTGACAGCTCTTCTGGATGTCCTGCACAgaagtgaagaagaaaaccacCCAACCCCGAGAGGTACGTCCCAGAGCAGACAGCTGAATGTGTATTGCAAGAATGAGGTATCACTAGCAGATACAGTGGGGCTACAGTGAAGGTTTGTGACTGGGAAACTTGCTATGGGAACAATTTACATGAAAGGCACTTAAGGATATTGAGATGAACCACTGGCACTCAAATGTGGGAAAGGGCACATGATGTGTGTACTATGACTTTTCTAATTTCTGTTCTCCTGTGTGTATGCTTTATACCAACATTGGTGTGTGTGGATTAAAGCATGACTGGTGAAGTTAATTGCATCACTGCTGAACCCTGTAACTCAGTAAGGCTTTTGTTGCTTTACTTGGAATCTGACTTGCAGATGTATGTGTTTTGGGAAGGTAAGAAGACTTCCAGGTGAGGGTGGAACCATGGAGTTGTTGCAAGGTGAGCTTGCTAACCAGATGCGTTGTGCTTCAGTTTCAGATGAGTGTGTTCTGCAGTACCTTGAAAGCCAAAGACTGATGCTCAAACGGTGGGTAGTACTGAGCTTAAGACATCTGTCAGACAATGGGGAACCCCATGTGGAAAGAACAGCCTTCCTGCCATCAGTTTCCTCCAGCTTGAGTTGCAGTCTTTCTTCTGTGGCTAGGCAATCGgctctggagcagctgctgtctcCTATGGTTTCGAAGGCCAGTTACAAAGTGAGATGCTAACTGCATCATGGGCAGACAGCAAACATCTTAGATATTAAATAAGCCAGACGTGGACGTGGGAAAGTAGGGTTATCCTAAGTAGCCCTTCAGCTACATTACTGATGAGCCTGAGTAACTCGGAGGAAGATGTCTTGgtctcttctgtttctccaaGTAATCAAATGTCATTAGATGACAAAAGCCTGTAAGAAACCCAAGGACTTCACCTTCATTTAATCTTCATGGGCAGAGGATGGAAGTGATTTACTTGGAGTAGATAGAAGCTAATGTGTGGTCTGAAATTAAATTGCTGTAGTGTTTGTGTCAACTTAACTGAATGGTTGAGCTAGGCAACATCTTTTGTTACATCTCTGTAAACTCCCTGAAGTACCTAGAGGGTGTTCCTGCTTTTCAGAGGTAGGGATGGAGTGGGGAGTGTGTTGGAAAGCCATAATGGGGAATTTTGAAGAAGCTAGATATGGCTTATAAATTCAGGAAGACTGGATTTAGCGGTCTCTGGTAGAATTTATGTCTCATTGTGCAGGTAATACCACTGTTACTCCTTCAAATCAGAGAGAACAAATGGATATTGATCAATAATCCGCTGAAAAAGAGCTTGGCATGGAAAATTACTGGTAGAGAAAGCTTATGGatcacatatatatttattccgtttttaagtatttaaaaaatcaaaaggtATGTATACTTCAGTATTTTAGTTTGGATTGGAACTGTTCTTTCAAAGTGAATTTGGctgtgtttttgtggttttggagCTGTCTTGGCCTGTGTGGACCAGATTCTTCTTGAATGAACTGGAAGATACATCCCAGGACTTACCAAAAATACTCCAGCCACAAATAGGCATTTTGTGTGTTCAAACCAGAGCttggcagaagaagaaaacccaaaatgcCGAAAggtattgtcatggttttagctgggatagagttaattttcttcactgcagctggcatagtgctgtgctttggacttagcatgaagacaatgttgataacacaccaatgttttgggctgttgctgggtagcgcttgtactagtcaagggcatttccagcttcccatgctctgccgggtgcgcaagaagccaggaggggagggggcacagctaagagagtggactcaaactggccaaagggatattccatatcatgtaacatcatgcccagtatgttaactgggag encodes:
- the HINT1 gene encoding adenosine 5'-monophosphoramidase HINT1, producing MADEISKAQAARPGGDTIFGKIIRKEIPANIIYEDEQCLAFHDISPQAPTHFLVIPKKPIVRLSEAEDSDESLLGHLMIVGKKCAANLGLTNGFRMVVNEGPEGGQSVYHVHLHVLGGRQFGWPPG